One genomic segment of Musa acuminata AAA Group cultivar baxijiao chromosome BXJ3-3, Cavendish_Baxijiao_AAA, whole genome shotgun sequence includes these proteins:
- the LOC135634214 gene encoding uncharacterized protein At3g28850-like, giving the protein MGCTTSKQARRDRRRSPSLLARSRSLPRDHKAGVGSNDHVVALTSATLGSFKLDKEAKQSVGDDHGDLKSKLAEAKAWTEKMSKRIPTTPTETPPNEPEAVDALELMAGLEESAAPRFSSATVVDRHSFSFYPIHESNRVLGSTQGTVWSNALAFPSPIWKPAKIEEHAVGIGEFDPEVLSAFRKAMEELSPQHPCLLRSPESRTPSANVIHARISGFQERLDSKKANAKAGQDSELKRWPPGGEGKVVLYFTSLRGVRKTYEDCFLVRMILKGYGLRVDERDVSMDRGFRNELNEMLGADRVAVLLPSVFANGRYAGGVEEVRRIHEDGELSKAFSDCEATSEGGRGGPCEDCGDIRFVICGKCSGSCKVYVEEEEEEEEEEEMEEWEDVGGGFRRCMECNENGIVRCPACC; this is encoded by the coding sequence ATGGGCTgcaccacctcaaagcaggcccgcCGCGACCGCCGGAGGTCGCCCTCCCTGCTCGCCCGCAGCCGCTCGTTGCCCCGCGACCACAAGGCCGGTGTCGGCAGCAATGACCATGTCGTCGCTCTCACTTCCGCCACTCTCGGCTCCTTCAAGCTCGACAAGGAAGCGAAGCAGAGTGTCGGCGACGATCATGGAGATCTCAAGAGCAAGCTCGCCGAGGCCAAGGCCTGGACAGAGAAGATGAGCAAGCGAATCCCGACAACGCCCACTGAGACGCCACCCAATGAGCCCGAGGCCGTGGACGCCTTGGAGCTCATGGCAGGATTGGAGGAGTCTGCCGCTCCTCGATTCTCCTCCGCCACCGTCGTCGACCGCCACTCCTTCTCGTTCTACCCCATCCATGAATCCAACAGGGTGCTTGGATCGACGCAAGGCACCGTGTGGAGCAACGCCTTGGCGTTCCCTTCTCCTATCTGGAAGCCGGCAAAGATCGAGGAGCACGCGGTCGGCATCGGTGAGTTCGATCCGGAGGTTCTATCCGCCTTCCGCAAGGCCATGGAGGAGCTCTCCCCTCAGCACCCCTGCCTCCTCCGGTCCCCCGAGTCGAGAACTCCATCAGCCAACGTCATCCACGCAAGGATCAGTGGCTTCCAAGAAAGACTCGATTCCAAGAAGGCCAATGCCAAGGCCGGCCAGGATTCAGAACTCAAGAGATGGCCGCCCGGCGGCGAGGGGAAGGTGGTGCTCTACTTCACAAGCCTTCGAGGGGTGCGGAAGACCTACGAGGACTGCTTCCTGGTAAGGATGATTCTGAAGGGCTACGGACTTCGGGTCGACGAGAGGGACGTCTCGATGGACAGAGGGTTCAGGAACGAGCTCAATGAGATGCTCGGAGCCGATCGCGTCGCTGTGCTGCTCCCGTCGGTCTTCGCGAATGGCAGGTACGCGGGAGGGGTGGAGGAGGTGAGGCGGATCCACGAGGACGGCGAGCTGTCGAAGGCCTTCAGTGACTGTGAAGCGAcgagcgaaggaggaagaggagggccgTGCGAGGACTGCGGAGACATCAGGTTTGTGATCTGTGGCAAGTGCTCAGGGAGCTGCAAGGTGtacgtagaagaagaagaagaagaagaagaagaggaagagatggaGGAATGGGAGGACGTCGGAGGTGGATTCCGGCGATGCATGGAGTGCAATGAGAATGGAATAGTGAGGTGTCCTGCTTGCTGTTGA
- the LOC135632693 gene encoding small ribosomal subunit protein uS9-like, translating into MAMAAATAPVESVQCFGRKKTAVAVAHCKRGRGLIKVNGVPIELVKPEILRLKAFEPILLLGRQRFMGVDIRIRVRGGGKTSQIYAIRQSIAKALVAYHQKFVDEQSKKEIKDILVRYDRTLLVADPRRCEPKKFGGRGARARFQKSYR; encoded by the coding sequence ATGGCGATGGCGGCGGCGACGGCACCGGTGGAGTCGGTGCAGTGCTTCGGAAGGAAGAAGACGGCGGTGGCTGTGGCGCACTGCAAGCGCGGCCGCGGGTTGATCAAGGTGAACGGCGTCCCGATCGAGCTGGTGAAGCCGGAGATCCTCCGCCTTAAGGCCTTCGAGCCCATCCTCCTCCTCGGGCGGCAGCGCTTCATGGGCGTTGACATCCGTATTCGCGTCCGCGGTGGCGGTAAGACCTCCCAGATCTACGCCATCCGCCAGAGCATCGCGAAGGCGCTCGTTGCCTACCACCAGAAGTTTGTCGACGAGCAGtccaagaaggagatcaaggacaTCCTCGTTCGCTATGACCGCACTCTCCTCGTCGCAGACCCCCGTCGATGCGAGCCCAAGAAGTTTGGTGGTCGCGGTGCACGTGCCCGGTTCCAGAAGTCTTACCGTTAG